Proteins found in one Candidatus Nitrosopelagicus brevis genomic segment:
- a CDS encoding radical SAM protein, translated as MLEELVGSSTAIERAIKGEELTFDDGMEILNDDNLHVVGAAADIVRKKLVGDTVSFAASYYMNYTNLCAASCQMCAFYRKGGEDDAYTLTPDQIEKRVAAAKDLGATEVHIVGGFHPDLQLDYYEQMMSAIKQKHPDMTIKAFTAAEIFFLSKLTKNSIPEILSRLKAAGLDSMPGGGAELFHPDVRSKIIRGKCTGQQWLDTIEVAHNLGIKSNVTMLYGHIEKPEHVVDHLIKIRELQKKTNGFITLIPLKFSLDNTELEKEHKVTHESSSIYDLKIIALSRLMLAQTLKNISVYWVAYGTKLAQVALSHGGNDLVGTAFSEEIYRAAGKPTNSSLLELATLAKEIGRKPIQRNTFFKTLQTFT; from the coding sequence ATGTTAGAAGAGTTAGTTGGAAGTTCAACTGCAATTGAGCGTGCAATAAAGGGTGAAGAACTAACATTTGACGACGGAATGGAAATACTAAACGATGATAATCTCCATGTAGTTGGGGCAGCAGCTGATATTGTCAGAAAAAAACTAGTTGGAGATACTGTGTCATTTGCAGCCTCTTATTACATGAATTACACTAACTTGTGTGCCGCAAGTTGTCAAATGTGTGCATTTTATCGTAAAGGTGGAGAAGACGATGCTTACACGTTAACGCCTGATCAAATAGAAAAACGAGTTGCGGCTGCAAAAGATTTGGGTGCAACTGAAGTTCACATTGTAGGTGGGTTTCATCCTGATTTACAACTTGATTATTATGAACAGATGATGTCTGCAATAAAACAAAAACATCCCGATATGACTATCAAAGCATTTACTGCTGCAGAAATTTTCTTTCTCTCAAAACTAACAAAAAATTCTATACCTGAAATTTTATCCAGACTAAAAGCTGCAGGTCTTGATTCAATGCCTGGTGGAGGTGCTGAATTATTTCATCCTGACGTTAGATCAAAAATTATTCGAGGAAAGTGTACTGGGCAACAATGGCTTGACACAATTGAAGTAGCGCATAATCTTGGAATAAAAAGTAATGTCACAATGCTTTATGGTCACATAGAAAAACCAGAACATGTTGTTGATCATCTCATTAAGATAAGAGAGTTACAAAAAAAGACTAACGGATTCATTACTTTGATTCCGTTAAAATTCAGTCTTGATAACACAGAACTAGAAAAAGAACACAAAGTTACTCACGAATCTTCCTCAATTTATGATCTGAAAATTATTGCATTGTCACGGTTGATGCTTGCACAAACACTCAAGAACATTTCTGTATATTGGGTTGCTTATGGAACAAAGCTTGCCCAAGTTGCATTGTCACATGGTGGAAATGATTTGGTAGGCACTGCATTTTCTGAGGAAATTTATCGTGCAGCAGGTAAGCCTACAAATTCTTCTTTATTGGAATTGGCAACTTTAGCTAAAGAGATTGGACGAAAACCTATTCAACGAAATACATTCTTTAAAACTCTTCAAACCTTTACTTAG
- a CDS encoding transcription initiation factor IIB, with protein sequence MNKDSESNDHICNNSKCKDVLLVTDSTTGEVMCSSCGQVVSQNMAELGPESAQSGEDYMSKSRTGRKSTLAFNDMGLSTVIQQSDKDATGKNLSGEMKRTFYRLRMWDKNSKAMPGHRNMQKAFTLLEGLKAKLSLSDAAVEQAAYIYRKTLAKKIGRGRSIPVILSACVYASCRFTNTPRTIQDVAEATNLRRTSIHRIYRMLVRDLDLTLETYNPVSFITRITTEVGATEKTKRDAIKFLIKAEELMITSGKNPVAMAATVVYLAAITNGEKVSQTQVSKAANISSVTIRNLCKKLKDAKIASFSNPKLTKVVKNDETYNVATRLKVKKD encoded by the coding sequence GTGAACAAAGATTCTGAATCCAACGATCACATTTGTAACAACAGTAAGTGTAAAGATGTTCTCTTAGTAACTGACAGTACAACTGGAGAAGTGATGTGCTCATCATGTGGCCAAGTTGTATCACAAAATATGGCAGAGTTAGGTCCAGAGTCAGCCCAGTCTGGCGAAGATTATATGTCAAAATCAAGAACAGGAAGAAAATCCACACTTGCATTTAATGACATGGGATTATCCACAGTGATTCAGCAATCAGACAAAGATGCAACAGGTAAAAATCTTAGTGGAGAAATGAAGAGAACATTTTACCGACTACGAATGTGGGATAAGAACAGCAAGGCTATGCCAGGTCATAGAAATATGCAAAAAGCATTCACACTTTTGGAAGGACTCAAAGCAAAACTATCACTTTCAGATGCAGCAGTAGAACAGGCAGCATACATTTACAGAAAGACATTGGCAAAGAAAATTGGAAGAGGCAGAAGTATTCCCGTAATCTTAAGTGCATGTGTATACGCATCATGCCGATTCACAAACACACCAAGAACCATTCAAGATGTTGCCGAAGCAACAAATCTCCGAAGAACAAGCATACATAGAATTTACAGGATGTTAGTAAGAGATCTTGATTTAACACTTGAGACGTATAACCCAGTGAGCTTTATCACAAGAATTACTACAGAGGTAGGCGCTACAGAAAAAACCAAACGAGATGCAATAAAATTTCTGATTAAAGCAGAAGAATTGATGATAACAAGCGGTAAGAATCCGGTTGCAATGGCTGCAACGGTAGTATATCTTGCAGCAATAACAAATGGCGAAAAAGTTTCACAAACTCAAGTATCAAAGGCTGCAAATATCAGTAGCGTGACAATACGAAACCTCTGCAAAAAACTCAAAGATGCAAAGATTGCATCATTCTCAAATCCTAAATTAACCAAGGTAGTGAAAAATGATGAAACGTACAACGTTGCTACAAGATTAAAAGTAAAGAAAGATTAG
- a CDS encoding 2OG-Fe(II)-dependent halogenase WelO5 family protein, translating into MWTPQTLFESDSYDDLITGKIPALIVPEILSKTECSSLCNRITNNQTTNGNPRRFGTSLSSHIYEKSKYFSNAQRSNDSLKKLFAENISPLIAMRNAISKKFQKQLTTAIENGMSYSDAVIRIHGNDDSVHLHRDNSNFEMSDYNVSNLKNQLSAILYLQSPEQGGELTIYHKLWNKEDERMREPDFGYSSALIEDVHKTKISPIEGNMVLLNPKFYHQIESVSGSRSRISIGFFFGELSKNYLCSWS; encoded by the coding sequence ATGTGGACTCCTCAAACCCTGTTTGAATCGGATTCGTATGATGACCTGATTACTGGAAAAATTCCTGCCTTGATAGTTCCTGAAATTTTATCAAAAACTGAATGTTCATCATTATGTAATAGAATTACAAATAATCAAACAACAAATGGAAATCCTAGAAGATTTGGTACCTCTCTTAGCTCTCACATTTATGAAAAGTCAAAATATTTTTCAAATGCCCAACGGTCAAATGACTCTTTAAAAAAATTATTTGCAGAAAATATTTCCCCTCTAATTGCTATGCGAAATGCTATCTCAAAAAAATTCCAAAAGCAACTTACTACCGCAATTGAAAATGGCATGTCCTACTCAGATGCGGTAATTCGAATTCATGGTAATGATGATTCTGTACATCTACATCGTGATAATTCTAATTTTGAGATGAGCGATTATAATGTAAGTAATCTTAAAAATCAATTATCTGCAATTTTGTATCTTCAATCTCCGGAACAAGGTGGAGAATTAACAATCTATCATAAGCTGTGGAATAAAGAGGATGAGCGTATGCGAGAACCTGATTTTGGATATTCCTCTGCTTTGATCGAAGATGTCCATAAAACAAAAATTTCGCCTATTGAAGGAAATATGGTTTTATTAAATCCAAAGTTTTACCATCAAATTGAATCTGTATCTGGATCGAGATCTCGTATATCTATTGGATTCTTCTTTGGAGAGTTGTCTAAAAATTATCTTTGCTCTTGGTCTTGA
- a CDS encoding methyltransferase domain-containing protein produces the protein MLINPVDLLLWTFRRNENDVVKLYDALSPIMEVSTGGDMLNFGFWDETTLHPVDAQKRLCEMMSDMAQISSAEIIADVGSGILGPAKIWNSQYPSLQISSVNVNFSQLASVEPSNISKLNSTARMLPFSNSSLDRVIALESAQHFKPIGDFFSESNRVLKDDGILAIAIPTATENSNLSNLGILKFTWSSEHYSQKNIVNEISKNGFEIIESNEIGKNIYSPLAEYYLNNRDELQKKILSRYSKYVEKILFESMKKMQSASEKGLIGYSMLKCKKLALDSR, from the coding sequence ATGCTGATTAATCCTGTAGATCTTCTACTGTGGACATTCAGAAGAAATGAAAATGATGTTGTAAAACTGTATGATGCATTATCTCCGATTATGGAGGTATCGACTGGTGGGGATATGCTGAATTTTGGATTTTGGGATGAAACCACTCTTCATCCTGTAGATGCTCAAAAACGCTTATGTGAAATGATGAGTGATATGGCTCAAATTTCTTCGGCAGAAATAATTGCTGATGTTGGAAGTGGAATTTTAGGTCCTGCAAAAATATGGAATTCACAATACCCTTCATTACAAATCTCATCTGTAAATGTAAATTTCTCTCAATTGGCATCAGTTGAGCCTAGCAATATCTCAAAACTCAATTCCACTGCACGAATGCTTCCTTTTTCAAACTCATCTTTAGATCGTGTAATTGCATTAGAATCTGCACAACATTTCAAACCTATAGGAGACTTTTTCTCCGAATCAAATCGTGTCTTAAAAGATGATGGAATTCTTGCCATAGCAATTCCAACTGCTACTGAAAATTCTAATTTGAGTAACCTTGGAATATTGAAATTCACCTGGTCATCTGAACATTACTCGCAAAAAAATATTGTAAATGAAATTTCTAAAAATGGATTTGAAATCATAGAATCAAATGAAATTGGAAAAAATATCTATTCTCCACTTGCTGAATATTATCTCAACAATCGTGATGAATTACAGAAAAAAATTCTTTCCCGTTATTCTAAATATGTAGAAAAAATACTTTTTGAATCCATGAAAAAAATGCAATCTGCATCTGAAAAAGGATTGATCGGCTATTCAATGCTAAAATGTAAAAAATTAGCACTAGACTCACGCTAG
- a CDS encoding phytoene desaturase family protein, whose amino-acid sequence MNSNNQTNEISKNSSIKPAVIIGAGVGGLSIATLLVNDGHPVSVYEKSDRVGGRTASMKFKNHILDNGFHIMPFYKKSAIYEILKDVKIESRLKLAIVDKIAFYDDGFHTYPKGIADILKMSLIPFKSRISLLKILLPMAFTSMEKAEQLDSVPLTQVTSKLDFHSKQFFDAVCMLAFADTPDHISLGEFARTIIRANPFKGGTSEFAYPDMGGYDRISEVMANYVKEKNSQVNLGHSIKKVLVKDRKVTGVELSTGEIVESDCVIISYPAYHAINQLFDSGIFDDDFIKKTNRLNKTTSVVEVHFALSKQLDERQVVFPVGENYVSKGIFFISNITPSVSPKGEHLIIVGTPVKPEETENPTRIKEIVSKMKQELSEIYPDFDDSLLWDRPMAWKLVEAVVKEPGLVWKNKMPHSVSNVDGLFFVGDSTISYGIGTDSAAHSAVLAHPLIQKHLSSL is encoded by the coding sequence ATGAATTCCAATAATCAAACTAACGAGATTTCAAAAAACTCGTCGATAAAACCGGCTGTCATAATCGGCGCCGGGGTCGGCGGTTTATCCATTGCAACACTTTTGGTTAACGACGGACATCCTGTTTCTGTTTATGAAAAATCTGACAGAGTAGGTGGTCGAACCGCCTCCATGAAATTTAAAAACCACATTTTAGATAACGGATTTCACATTATGCCGTTTTACAAAAAATCTGCAATCTATGAAATTCTAAAAGATGTCAAGATAGAATCTAGACTAAAACTCGCAATTGTTGATAAAATTGCATTTTACGATGATGGATTTCACACTTACCCAAAAGGCATTGCAGATATTCTCAAAATGTCTCTCATACCATTCAAAAGTAGAATATCCTTATTGAAAATACTATTGCCTATGGCTTTCACCAGTATGGAAAAAGCCGAACAGCTAGATTCTGTGCCTTTAACTCAGGTTACATCCAAGCTTGATTTTCATTCTAAACAATTTTTTGATGCAGTCTGTATGCTTGCATTTGCCGACACTCCTGATCATATCTCTCTCGGTGAATTTGCAAGAACCATAATTCGTGCAAATCCCTTCAAAGGAGGAACAAGCGAATTTGCATATCCTGACATGGGTGGATATGACAGAATTAGTGAGGTAATGGCAAATTACGTCAAAGAGAAAAACTCTCAAGTAAATCTTGGGCATTCAATCAAAAAGGTCCTTGTAAAAGATAGAAAAGTAACTGGAGTTGAATTATCTACTGGAGAGATAGTTGAAAGCGACTGCGTAATTATCTCGTATCCTGCATATCATGCAATAAACCAATTATTTGATTCTGGAATTTTTGATGATGATTTTATCAAAAAAACAAATCGTCTCAATAAAACTACGTCTGTCGTAGAAGTTCATTTTGCATTATCAAAGCAGTTGGATGAACGCCAAGTTGTTTTTCCCGTAGGTGAAAACTATGTTTCAAAAGGAATATTCTTCATCTCAAACATCACTCCTTCTGTATCTCCAAAAGGGGAACATCTCATAATCGTTGGCACTCCTGTAAAACCCGAGGAAACTGAAAATCCCACTCGGATCAAAGAAATTGTATCTAAAATGAAGCAAGAATTGTCTGAGATTTATCCAGATTTTGATGATTCGTTACTTTGGGATAGGCCCATGGCATGGAAACTTGTAGAGGCTGTTGTAAAAGAACCAGGATTAGTATGGAAAAACAAAATGCCACATTCTGTTTCCAATGTTGATGGTCTGTTTTTTGTGGGCGATTCAACAATAAGCTATGGAATCGGAACTGATTCTGCAGCACACAGTGCTGTATTAGCACATCCATTGATACAAAAACATCTTTCTTCACTGTGA
- a CDS encoding menaquinone biosynthesis family protein, with product MDISVGHTPDSDDAFMFYAMFTDKVKSDDFSVTHVIEDIENLNKKAKNPELDVTAVSVHACAYIPNYVMLRSGGSFGINYGPIVTATKPMTIEEIKKSKIAIPGEMTSAYLLLQLMIGKFDYVEMNFSDIPEAVRSGKVDVGLVIHETQLSFGEEGIQKILDVGEWWHEKSGGLPVPLGVNVMSEKLGEELIYKFDKYLQESIKFARDNIPDALDYAMKYSRGKSRELIEKFVLMYVNEVTVDMGEAGEKAVRLMFEMAKEKGLVLDFELKISKPL from the coding sequence GTGGACATTTCTGTAGGACATACACCAGATTCTGATGATGCATTCATGTTTTATGCAATGTTTACTGATAAAGTAAAATCGGATGATTTCTCTGTCACACATGTCATAGAAGATATTGAAAATTTGAATAAAAAAGCAAAGAATCCAGAACTTGATGTTACTGCAGTTTCTGTTCATGCATGCGCATACATTCCAAATTATGTGATGCTAAGAAGTGGAGGAAGTTTTGGAATTAATTATGGACCGATTGTTACGGCAACAAAACCAATGACGATTGAGGAAATAAAAAAATCAAAGATTGCCATTCCAGGAGAGATGACATCAGCGTATTTACTTTTGCAGTTAATGATTGGAAAATTCGATTATGTTGAAATGAATTTTAGTGATATTCCAGAGGCGGTCAGAAGTGGAAAGGTAGATGTCGGGTTGGTAATTCATGAAACCCAGTTATCATTTGGCGAAGAAGGTATACAAAAAATTCTTGATGTAGGCGAATGGTGGCATGAAAAATCAGGAGGGTTACCTGTCCCGTTAGGGGTTAATGTGATGAGTGAGAAATTAGGTGAGGAGTTAATTTACAAATTTGATAAATATTTGCAAGAATCCATCAAATTTGCAAGAGATAACATACCAGATGCACTAGATTATGCAATGAAGTATAGTAGAGGTAAATCACGAGAATTAATTGAGAAATTTGTTCTAATGTATGTCAATGAAGTTACTGTAGATATGGGCGAGGCAGGAGAAAAGGCTGTCAGATTAATGTTTGAAATGGCAAAAGAAAAAGGGTTAGTTCTCGACTTTGAATTGAAGATTTCAAAACCACTCTAA
- a CDS encoding type II toxin-antitoxin system RatA family toxin encodes MPKFSFTKLVDIDRDKFFAISTDYERFTEILPEYFLELKIVERDGNTTKIFETLRFLGKTVNVTTEHVIEKPDRHIVKMLDGQAKGTTFDEKYEKVGDKTKVTIEVDFVLSGGLKILGMFAKSKIESSMKMVLDEFANYAKNQSQ; translated from the coding sequence ATGCCAAAATTTTCTTTTACAAAGTTAGTGGATATTGATAGAGACAAATTTTTTGCAATTAGTACAGATTATGAACGATTTACAGAGATATTGCCAGAATATTTTCTAGAGTTGAAGATTGTTGAGAGAGATGGAAATACAACAAAGATTTTTGAAACTTTGAGATTTCTCGGGAAAACAGTTAATGTTACTACAGAACATGTAATAGAAAAACCAGATAGACATATCGTAAAAATGCTAGATGGTCAAGCCAAAGGCACAACATTTGACGAAAAATATGAAAAAGTAGGAGATAAGACAAAGGTTACGATCGAAGTTGATTTTGTGTTATCAGGCGGATTAAAAATTTTAGGAATGTTTGCTAAAAGTAAAATTGAGAGTAGCATGAAAATGGTTTTAGATGAATTTGCTAATTATGCAAAAAACCAATCACAGTGA
- the dusB gene encoding tRNA dihydrouridine synthase DusB, translated as MAQLPNFTSKVFLAPMAGVSDPALRIMCKKMGAGLVVTELTSVNAIVAKHEQLESQSKNITEFIEFSEKERPLSVQLFGSDIAALEKAAKIVEPHFDMIDYNMGCPAPHITKQMAGGALLQNADLTRQIFRTLVNAVKKPISLKMRIGVTEENNSLFLDIAKIAEQEGIGMMTLHPRTVSQGYSGHADWDMIKKLKQNVSVPVVGNGDITSPEIAKKVLDYTECDYLMIGRGAMGNPFIFEQINDYLESGVYKKYTLTDRLEAFVTYLELTEKYHIRFANIKQQAIRFTKGTVGGGQLRNRLSAATNTDDLKELLLQKVTV; from the coding sequence ATGGCCCAACTTCCAAACTTCACAAGCAAGGTTTTCTTGGCTCCTATGGCCGGAGTTAGTGATCCTGCGTTACGTATAATGTGTAAAAAAATGGGTGCAGGTCTTGTCGTAACTGAACTTACTAGCGTTAATGCTATTGTTGCAAAACATGAACAGCTAGAATCTCAATCAAAAAATATAACTGAATTTATTGAATTTTCTGAAAAAGAACGTCCACTATCTGTTCAATTATTTGGCTCTGATATTGCGGCATTAGAAAAGGCAGCAAAAATCGTTGAACCTCATTTTGATATGATTGATTATAACATGGGTTGTCCTGCCCCACATATTACAAAACAAATGGCAGGTGGTGCATTATTACAAAATGCAGATTTAACACGTCAAATATTTCGCACTCTTGTTAATGCTGTAAAAAAACCAATTTCATTAAAAATGAGAATTGGTGTTACTGAGGAAAACAATTCACTCTTTTTAGACATTGCAAAAATTGCAGAACAAGAAGGGATTGGAATGATGACATTGCATCCTCGAACTGTATCTCAAGGATATTCTGGTCATGCTGATTGGGATATGATTAAAAAGTTGAAACAAAATGTTTCTGTACCTGTTGTTGGAAATGGTGATATCACTTCTCCTGAAATTGCAAAAAAGGTTCTAGATTACACCGAATGTGATTATCTCATGATTGGTAGAGGTGCGATGGGTAATCCATTTATTTTTGAACAAATTAATGACTATCTTGAAAGTGGAGTATACAAAAAATACACCCTGACTGATAGACTGGAAGCATTTGTTACGTATCTTGAACTTACAGAAAAATATCATATTAGATTTGCAAACATCAAACAACAGGCGATACGATTTACAAAAGGAACTGTTGGTGGTGGACAACTTCGCAATAGACTTAGTGCTGCAACAAACACTGATGATCTAAAAGAATTGCTTTTGCAAAAAGTGACTGTTTAA